The DNA segment CATGGATGGCATCTTTCCCATGTGGAACTGTGGCGAAGGATGTGGATTTCCCCAACCGTCATGGCGCAACCATGACGCTACCCCGCATGTCCGTTGCAATCGTAAGATACTTGGGATAGCTGAAATTCCTTGAATAAATCCCCAGCCCGGCTACGTCGGAATCCAGCGTGCGCACGTTCCTGACATGGTTCCTGGTCATCGGCTTCATTGCCGGTCTGGGGACGCGTGTGTTCGCCTCCCACGGTGAGGAGCCGGTGTGCCAGCATGAGCACCACCAATGCGGCAGCCATGACGATGGCCACGGCCATCACCACCACCATGGTCCCGCCGACCACGGCCACAAGCACGATGACACGTGCCCGCCGGACCACCACCACCACTGCGGCACCTGCCTGCACCATCTCCCGCTCGGTCTCGACCAGGATGTTTTCCACCGCCTCACGGTTCCGGAATTTTCCCGGAGCGTGATCCGGCATGAGAGCGAACGGCCGCCGGACGGCCCGTTCCAGTCGCTGGACAAGCCACCGTTGATCTGACGATCCCTCCCGGGAGCGGCGTGCCCATTCCGCACGCCCCGCTCCCCTCCATGGCCCGGCCCATTTCCGCCGGATGCCCCCGCAGGAACCACCGTGTTCCCGCCTGCCCAACCGTCAGACAACACCCCTATGTTTTCCCATTTCACCGCGCTGTGCGCGGCCTCACTCCTCATGGTCCCGGCGCTCCATGCCGCGCCGGCCGTCGTCGTCACTCCGGACACCATCCCGAAACGGATCCGTGCCCAGAACCCGGACCTGGCCGCGGCGCGGCTGCGCATCGCGGAAGCGGTCGGCCGGATGAAGCAGGCCGGACGGCTGGACAACCCACAGCTCGAAACGTCCCTCCAGCACAGCCGCGACTTCCGCGAGGGCGGCATCGAGATCGGCATCTCGCAGAGGTTTCCCGTCACCGACCGGCTGCGCCGCGAGAAAGGCATCTCCGTCACCGAGCTGAAAGCCGCGGAGCTGGAAGTCCGCCAGGTGGAGCAGAAGCTGGTTTCCGATGCGAACCGCGCGCTGATCGAGGTGCTGGCCATCCGCTTGCGGAAAGACCTGCTCAACCGGCAGTCCGGCCTGACGAAGGAGCTGGCGGAAAGCATCCGCGCCGCCGCGGAGAAGGGCGAAGGTTCCCTGCTCGACGCCGGACAGGCGCGGGTGGAGGCGATGCAGGCGGACACGGAGGCGAGGCAGCTCGACGCGAAGGAGGCGTCCGCGCTGGCGGAGCTGAAGCCGCTGCTGGGCATCCGCCAGGATGAGGGGCTGGTCGTTTCCGGCACGCTGGCGTCCCCCGCCCTGCCGGGCACCGGTGCGGACCCGTCCCGCCGTGCCGACTTCCAGCTTTCCAAGGTGGAGGCGGACATCGCGGAACAGTCCATCGGCCTGGAGAAGGCGAAGCGGCGCGAGGACTTCGAGGGCGGCGCGTTTTTCTCCGCCGAACGGACGGAGGATGCCCCGGAGGGCTATGAGAACGAAGCCGTCGTCGGCCTGCGGCTGAAGATCCCGCTGCCGTTCTGGAACAAGAACGAAGGCAACATCGAGGCGGCGGAGGCCACCCACCGGCGGAAGCAACTGGAGACGCGCGCGCTGGCGGAAACCATCCGCCATGAGGCGGGCGGCGCACGCTCCGAAATGGCGGAGTGGGCGAAGCTGATCCGCGAGATCGACAGCCAGCTCCTGCCACTGGCGACCAAGCAGGCCACGGACACGGAGGCGGCATGGCGCAACGGCCAGGCCGACTTCCAGACCGTCCTCAAGTCCCGCGCACAGCGCCTCCAGCTCGAGTCCACCCGGCTCGACGCGCTGCGTGATTTCCACCTCGCCCGCGCCCGCCACCAGGCCGCGCTGGGCAACTTCTGAACCACCCCATTTCCATGAATTTCAAATCACTCACGCTGGCCACCGCCAGCATCCTCTCCCTCCTCACCTCCGTCCACGCCGCGGAGAAACCCGTCCTGCTCGATGAGACGGGCGTGCAGTCTCTCGGCATCGAAACCGTCGAAGCGTCCGAATCCGTCTTTGAGGAAACCACCTTCGCGCTCGGTCGGATCGAGGAGATCCCGGAAAAGCATGCCGTCCTCAGCAGCCGCATCCCCGGCCGCGTGGTGGGCCTGGAAGCCCGCGAGGGCGACATGGTGACCGCAGGCCAGAACATCGCCCGGGTGGAGAGCCGCCAGCCCGGCGACCCGCCGCCGACCATCGAGCTGAAGGCCCCCATCTCCGGACTGGTGGTGGAGTCCCATGTGCGCCTGGGAGAGCCGGTGGAGCCGGAAAAGGAGCTGCTCGACATCTCCGACCTGACGGACGTCCACGCCATCGCCCGCGTGCCGGAGCACCAGACGTCGAAGCTGCCGCCCGGCACCACCGCCATCATCCGCATCTCCGCGCTGGGCGACCAGCCGCTGGAAGGGAAGCTCATCCGCTTCGGCACGACCGCCGACCGCGAGCGCGCGACCATCGACGCGATCTTCCTGGTGAAGAACCCGGACAACCGCCTGCGCCCCGGCATGCGCGCCGAGTTCGAGATCATCACCGCACGCCATGAAAACGTGCTGACCATCCCGAAGGAAGCCGTGCAGGGCGACCCGTCGAACCGCCATGTGTTCCTGAAGGACTTCAACATCCCGAACGCCTTCGTCCGCTCCGCGGTGAGGACGGGGCGTACGAACGGCACGCAGGTGGAGATCCTTTCCGGGGTGTTCCCCGGGGACCTCGTCGTCACGCGCGGGTCGTATGCGCTGGGCTTCGTGGGCAGTGGTTCCGGTGTCTCGCTGAAGGAGGCGCTGGATGCCGCCCACGGCCACGAGCACAACGAGGACGGATCCGAGATGACCGCGGAGCAGAAGGCCGCGAACGAAAAGGGCGGGGCCGCCGCAGGCCACGGCCATGACCACGACCATGAGGCCAGCCCGCTGCGCGAGCGTATCTTCATGGGCACCACCGCGGTGCTCGCGCTGGCGCTCGTCGCCGTCCTTTTCATCCGCCGCGGAAACCCATCACCGGAAGCCTGAACCATGCTCGAAAAACTGATCCGTTTTTCCCTGCGGCACCGCGCGGTCATCATCGGCCTGTGCATCCTCGTGCTGGTCATGGGATACCGCTCGTCCACGAAGCTGCCGCTGGAAGTGCTGCCGGACCTGACCAAGCCCACGGTTACCATCCTGATCGAGGCTCCCGGACTGGCACCGGAGGAAGTCGAGGCGCTGGTCACCCAGCCCATCGAAAGCTCCCTCACCGGCATCGCCGGGCTGAACCGGCTGCGCTCACAATCGGACATCGCCTTGTCACTCGTCTTCGCCGAGTTCGACTGGGGGACTGACATCTACCAGGCGCGCCAGTTCGTCCAGGAAAGGCTGCAGTCCGTCCGTGAGACGCTGCCGGAAGGAACCGAGCCGTATTTGACACCGGTCGCGTCGCTGATGGGAGAGATCCTGCTCGTCGGCATCCGCAGCACGGATGGCCAGGTGGAGCCAATGGAGGTCCGATCCATCGCCGACTGGACGGTGCGGCGGAGGATCCAGTCCATCCCCGGTATCGCCGAGGTGCTCAACATGGGCGGCGGCGTGAAGCAGGCGCAGATCCAGCCGGACCTGTGGAAGATGCAGGCGTATGGCGTGACGCTGGACGAACTGCGGGACGCGGCGAAGAAGGCCGCCACCACCACCACCGGCGGGTTCCTGAGTTCCTTCTCCCAGGAAATCATGGTTCGCAATCTGGCCATGACGACGGAACTGGCTGACATCGCGAAGACGCCCGTGAAGACGGTGAAGGATCAGCCGATCAGCATCGGTGACGTCGCCACCGTCGCCTGGGACACGGAGCCGATGCGTGGCAACGCCCACGTCAACGGCGACCCCGGCGTCATCATGAGCGTCACGAAGGCACCCGGCTTCGACACACTGAAGCTCACCGGCCAGATCGAGACCGCCATCGCGGAAGTCCAGAAGACGCTCCCCCCGGGCGTGGAGGCCACCGTGCTTTTCCGCCAGGGCGACTTCATCGACCGCGCGATGGACAACCTGGTGAAGGCCTTCGGAGAGGCGGTGATCATGGTCATCATCATCCTGTTCCTGTTCCTGCTGAACTTCCGCACCACCTTCATCACCCTGATGGCGATGCCGCTGAGCTTCGCCGTCACCCTGATCACCTTCCAACTGATGGGCCTCAGCATGAACAGCATGACGCTGGGCGGACTGGCGGTCGCCATCGGCATGGTTGTGGACGACGCCATCGTGGACGTGGAGAACGTGTTCCGGCGGCTGAAGGAAAACGCGGTGCTGGCCGACCCGCTGCCGAAGATCGACGTGATCGCCGCCGCTTCCGGCGAGGTGCGGAACTCCATCTTCTACGCGACCGTCCTCATCATCCTGGTGTTCGTGCCGCTGCTCGGCCTGAGCGGGGTGGAGGGCCGCCTGTTCGGCCCCATCGCCATCGCGACCATCATCAGCATGATCGCGTCGTTCATCGTTTCGCTGACGTCCATCCCGGTGCTGTGCTCGTTCCTGCTCGGCTGGCGGAAGCGCAAGCCGGGTGACGAGGCGAAGGCGAAGCACCACGACGGCCCGGTCACCCGCGGCATGAAATGGCTGGTGAAGCACACGCTGCTGAAGGTGAGCCTGGACCGGCCGGTGCTGGTGCTGATCCCGGTGGTCATCCTGCTGGGGCTTTCCCTCACGCTCTACCCGAAGATGGGCAAGGACTTCCTCCCCGCCTTCAACGAGGAAACCGTCATCGTCACCACCGGCGCTGCTCCTGGCACCTCGCTGATGGAGATGGAACGGCTGGCCGCCTCCATCGAGAAACAGCTCCGCACGGTGCCGGAGATCAACCACATCGGCCGCCGGATCGGCCGCGCGGAACGCAGCGACCACGTGGTGCCCATCTCCAACGCGGAGTTCGACGTGGACTTCAAGACCGGCGTGTCCGAGCGCTCGCGGGAGGAGATCCTGGAGGACATCCGCCAGAAGGTGCGGCAGGTGCCCGGCTCCTTCAGCGTGCTTTCCGGCCCGCTGTCCCACCGCATCAGCCACCTGCTCAGCGGCGTGACCGCACCCATCGCGATCAAAGTCTTCGGCCCCGACTTCGAGACGAACCAGAACGTCGGCGAGCAGATCCAGAAGATCGCCAAGACCATCCCCGGACTGGAGGACGCGAAGCTGGACCAGCAGGCGCCCATCCCGCAGCTCCGGATCGAGGTGAACCGGGAGCGCGCGCTGGCCTACGGCGTCACCCCCGGCGAGCTGAACGAGACGCTTTCCACCCTGATGGGCGGGGAGGCGGTGGCCCAGCTCCGCGACGGGCCGCGCATCATCGACCTGGCGATCCGCCTGCCGGAGGAGTGGCGGGAGCATCCGGAGCGCATCCGCGAGCTGCCCATCGACACGCAGGGCGAAAAGTCGATCCCGCTGCGGCTGGTGGCGGAGATCCGCGAGGCGAAGGGACCGTCGTCCGTCTTCCGCGAGAACACGCAGCGCCGCTACGTGGTCTCCATCAAGCCGACGCGTCCGGACGCGGGCGAGCTGGTGCGGCAGCTCCAGGAAAAGGTCACCGCACAGGTGAAACTGCCGACGGGCACGTTCATCAGCTACGAAGGCGACTTCCAGGCGCAGAAGGCGGCTACCACGCGGATAGCGCTGCT comes from the Luteolibacter sp. SL250 genome and includes:
- a CDS encoding TolC family protein, which encodes MFSHFTALCAASLLMVPALHAAPAVVVTPDTIPKRIRAQNPDLAAARLRIAEAVGRMKQAGRLDNPQLETSLQHSRDFREGGIEIGISQRFPVTDRLRREKGISVTELKAAELEVRQVEQKLVSDANRALIEVLAIRLRKDLLNRQSGLTKELAESIRAAAEKGEGSLLDAGQARVEAMQADTEARQLDAKEASALAELKPLLGIRQDEGLVVSGTLASPALPGTGADPSRRADFQLSKVEADIAEQSIGLEKAKRREDFEGGAFFSAERTEDAPEGYENEAVVGLRLKIPLPFWNKNEGNIEAAEATHRRKQLETRALAETIRHEAGGARSEMAEWAKLIREIDSQLLPLATKQATDTEAAWRNGQADFQTVLKSRAQRLQLESTRLDALRDFHLARARHQAALGNF
- a CDS encoding efflux RND transporter periplasmic adaptor subunit, whose amino-acid sequence is MNFKSLTLATASILSLLTSVHAAEKPVLLDETGVQSLGIETVEASESVFEETTFALGRIEEIPEKHAVLSSRIPGRVVGLEAREGDMVTAGQNIARVESRQPGDPPPTIELKAPISGLVVESHVRLGEPVEPEKELLDISDLTDVHAIARVPEHQTSKLPPGTTAIIRISALGDQPLEGKLIRFGTTADRERATIDAIFLVKNPDNRLRPGMRAEFEIITARHENVLTIPKEAVQGDPSNRHVFLKDFNIPNAFVRSAVRTGRTNGTQVEILSGVFPGDLVVTRGSYALGFVGSGSGVSLKEALDAAHGHEHNEDGSEMTAEQKAANEKGGAAAGHGHDHDHEASPLRERIFMGTTAVLALALVAVLFIRRGNPSPEA
- a CDS encoding efflux RND transporter permease subunit; translation: MLEKLIRFSLRHRAVIIGLCILVLVMGYRSSTKLPLEVLPDLTKPTVTILIEAPGLAPEEVEALVTQPIESSLTGIAGLNRLRSQSDIALSLVFAEFDWGTDIYQARQFVQERLQSVRETLPEGTEPYLTPVASLMGEILLVGIRSTDGQVEPMEVRSIADWTVRRRIQSIPGIAEVLNMGGGVKQAQIQPDLWKMQAYGVTLDELRDAAKKAATTTTGGFLSSFSQEIMVRNLAMTTELADIAKTPVKTVKDQPISIGDVATVAWDTEPMRGNAHVNGDPGVIMSVTKAPGFDTLKLTGQIETAIAEVQKTLPPGVEATVLFRQGDFIDRAMDNLVKAFGEAVIMVIIILFLFLLNFRTTFITLMAMPLSFAVTLITFQLMGLSMNSMTLGGLAVAIGMVVDDAIVDVENVFRRLKENAVLADPLPKIDVIAAASGEVRNSIFYATVLIILVFVPLLGLSGVEGRLFGPIAIATIISMIASFIVSLTSIPVLCSFLLGWRKRKPGDEAKAKHHDGPVTRGMKWLVKHTLLKVSLDRPVLVLIPVVILLGLSLTLYPKMGKDFLPAFNEETVIVTTGAAPGTSLMEMERLAASIEKQLRTVPEINHIGRRIGRAERSDHVVPISNAEFDVDFKTGVSERSREEILEDIRQKVRQVPGSFSVLSGPLSHRISHLLSGVTAPIAIKVFGPDFETNQNVGEQIQKIAKTIPGLEDAKLDQQAPIPQLRIEVNRERALAYGVTPGELNETLSTLMGGEAVAQLRDGPRIIDLAIRLPEEWREHPERIRELPIDTQGEKSIPLRLVAEIREAKGPSSVFRENTQRRYVVSIKPTRPDAGELVRQLQEKVTAQVKLPTGTFISYEGDFQAQKAATTRIALLFAGVLGVIIILLFSYFRSLALALQVMVNLPLALMGSLALTWLLVGNISIATLVGFIAVCGIAARNGIMMISHYLHLMTHEGETFSRAMIERGTLERLVPVTMTALAAGIALIPLVMAAGEPGKEILHPVAVCIVGGLVSSTLLDFAVTPALFRLLGRKASQAAVAAHASPNPTPTINPQPTIA